The Engraulis encrasicolus isolate BLACKSEA-1 chromosome 4, IST_EnEncr_1.0, whole genome shotgun sequence genome includes a window with the following:
- the LOC134447355 gene encoding L-fucose kinase, with protein sequence MATDEIIQWTVVVLTCQHKDSVYAFQRELDLRQQRGGLPAGALLLTVADPQARLGSGGATLNALLVAAEHLSARAGHTVVTADVLDDARILILHTGRDFPWDSCGRAFCWLPVGGTQQPVESPVCCLDMMLDYLSHQVCPGSPPGVWVCSTDMLLRLPSRPVMTWEGFSGVRVMALPGDVSYAANHGVYLCDTQGSVRDIIYRGSEERIRQAALPDGKVPMVSGPVFLCRGVSERLLQTHVTSPLDGCTYMGMDSGAPSLQISLFLDILLCLCSEVSEKHFISEERPGSTSPTGPQGAAVRSARAVLWRTLRGTPLTMEYIPDGTYDYMTMSGKEHICRLTKKGWQKETLSHIESRYGVSEDGRVINSVLEGTVTVSPGAVIQHCHLQGLLEVPSGTLVSGLKATSGSRLQQLLQRGDTILQGHRVQLGELKLTVYTVLGANDDLEAPCEESTFLNHSWTDLYQHTGIRPEELWASGSNGDGDTNRTPRSLFEARLFPVFQPRDGAVGLEGVSWLVSGGDGGGGDGSGGGVSSAPAALEWWRASWRLSLKEVLFLTDQEGELRWREELFFHAARRRATDTLRVHSDHSLLPSIRAAVLGGRHGELLTALDNVAAGSSDNLGVAARTLACIADVLGCMAGEGRGGLRSGPAANPAWASAFSLLEQRDLPAAIQALANQRSQWLNRPDLLVRAARHYEGAGQVLLRQAVMSAQEFVSIGEGRMPPMGQWQEVECPARLDLSGGWSDTPPIAFERGGAVVNVAVRVDGRRPIGAKARRVPEPRLLLVTSSGAVDCSVATETVCTSLQDLEDHCQPHAPGALLKAVCVCSGLVTFPSQQPLDQQLLQRWGGGLELHSWSLLPHGSGLGTSSILAGAVLAAVYRATGRSYDTDSLIHAVLHLEQTLTTGGGWQDQVGGLVGGVKLARSRAFLPLKVEVEPLDLSSHFLTALQQRLLLVYTGKTRLARNLLQDVVRSWYSRLPSIVSNTEQLVRNAEECALACTDGDLSKLGACLDRYWQQKKVMAPGCEPAAVRCMMGALRPLALGQSLAGAGGGGFLYLLTRDAHQEEAVRHVLSSTPGLGDFSVHSVELDMEGICVLHSATSSEDIQ encoded by the exons ATGGCGACCGACGAAATCATACAATGGACTGTTGTTGTTTTAACTTGTCAACATAAGGATAGTGTCTATGCATTTCAGCGAG AGCTGGACTTGCGGCAGCAGCGTGGGGGTCTTCCAGCGGGGGCCCTGCTGCTGACAGTGGCTGACCCACAGGCACGCCTGGGCAGCGGGGGAGCCACCCTCAACGCCCTCCTGGTGGCAGCCGAACACCTCAGTGCCAGAGCCGGACACACT GTGGTGACTGCAGATGTTTTGGACGATGCCCGCATTCTCATTCTTCACACA GGGAGAGATTTCCCCTGGGACAGCTGTGGCCGTGCGTTCTGCTGGCTACCAGTAGGGGGCACTCAGCAGCCGGTGGAGAGCCCGGTGTGCTGCCTGGACATGATGCTGGACTATCTCTCCCATCAG GTGTGTCCAGGCTCTCCTCCAGGAGTGTGGGTATGCAGCACGGACATGCTCCTCCGCCTCCCCTCCAGACCAG TGATGACCTGGGAGGGCTTCTCTGGTGTTCGGGTGATGGCGCTGCCTGGAGACGTCTCCTACGCCGCCAATCATGGAGTCTATCTGTGTGATACACAG GGAAGTGTGCGTGACATCATCTACAGAGGATCAGAGGAGCGTATACGCCAAGCAGCTCTACCGGATGGGAAAGTGCCAATG GTGTCGGGGCCTGTGTTCCTGTGCCGGGGGGTGTCTGAGAGGCTGCTCCAGACCCACGTGACCTCTCCCCTGGACGGGTGCACCTACATGGGCATGGACTCTGGAGCTCCCTCCCTACAG ATCTCCCTCTTCCTGGACATACTGCTGTGCCTGTGCTCAGAAGTGAGCGAGAAGCACTTCATCTCTGAGGAGCGGCCGGGCTCCACTTCCCCAACTGGGCCCCAGGGGGCAGCGGTGAGGTCGGCCAGGGCAGTCCTGTGGAGGACGCTCAGAGGAACTCCTTTAACTATGG AATACATACCAGATGGGACCTATGACTACATGACTATGTCTGGAAAAGAGCACATTTGCCGGCTGACCAAAAAGGGCTGGCAGAAGGAGACTCTGTCTCATATTGAG AGTAGGTATGGTGTGAGTGAGGATGGCAGGGTGATAAACAGCGTCCTGGAGGGGACCGTGACGGTGTCGCCCGGAGCCGTAATTCAGCACTGCCACCTCCAG GGCCTGTTGGAGGTGCCTTCGGGGACGTTGGTGTCGGGCCTGAAAGCCACCTCGGGGAGCCGCCTCCAGCAGCTGCTCCAGAGAGGGGACACCATCCTGCAGGGACACCGCGTGCAGCTCGGGGAACTCAAACTGACGGTCTACACAGTGCTGGGGGCAAATGATGATCTGGAG GCTCCTTGTGAAGAATCCACTTTTCTAAACCACAGCTGGACTGACCTGTACCAGCATACTGGAATACG GCCTGAGGAGTTATGGGCCAGCGGCAGTAATGGCGACGGCGACACCAACAGgactcctcgctctctctttgaGGCCCGCCTCTTCCCTGTGTTCCAGCCTCGTGACGGGGCGGTGGGCCTGGAGGGCGTGTCTTGGCTGGTGTCTGGCGGCGATGGTGGCGGTGGcgatggcagtggtggtggtgttagctCGGCGCCCGCAGCTCTGGAGTGGTGGAGAGCGTCCTGGAGGCTGTCCCTCAAGGAGGTGCTGTTCCTGACTGACCAGGAGGGGGAGCTTCGCTGGAGAGAGGAGCTGTTCTTCCACGCGGCCCGCAGGAGGGCCACGGACACGCTGAGGGTCCACAGCGACCACAGCCTCCTGCCCAGCATCAGGGCTGCTGTGCTGGGGGGCCGGCACGGGGAGCTCCTCACCGCACTGGACAATG TGGCAGCGGGCAGCAGTGATAACCTGGGTGTGGCGGCCCGTACCCTGGCGTGCATCGCGGACGTGCTGGGCTGCATGGCTGGGGAGGGGCGCGGGGGTCTGAGGAGCGGGCCGGCCGCCAACCCAGCCTGGGCCTCCGCCTTCAGCCTGCTGGAGCAACGCGACCTGCCTGCCGCCATCCAGGCTCTGGCCAATCAGAGGAGCCAGTGGCTCAACAG GCCTGATTTGCTGGTGCGTGCGGCGCGGCACTATGAGGGTGCTGGCCAGGTGCTGCTGAGGCAGGCGGTGATGTCTGCTCAGGAGTTCGTGTCCATCGGAGAGGGACGGATGCCACCCATGGGACAGTGGCAGGAAGTGGAGTGCCCCGCCAGGCTTGACCTATCAG GTGGCTGGAGTGACACCCCGCCCATCGCCTTCGAGCGTGGCGGTGCCGTGGTGAACGTGGCGGTGAGGGTGGACGGCAGGCGTCCCATCGGTGCCAAGGCCCGCCGCGTCCCTGAGCCGCGTCTCCTCCTGGTCACCTCCAGCGGAGCGGTGGACTGCAGCGTTGCTACAGAAACCGTCTGCACCTCCCTACAGGACCTGGAGGACCACTGCCAGCCACACGCCCCCG GTGCCCTgctgaaggctgtgtgtgtgtgtagcggccTGGTCACCTTCCCCTCTCAGCAGCCACTGGACCAACAGCTCCTGCAGCGCTGGGGGGGAGGACTGGAGCTGCACAGCTGGTCTCTACTGCCACACGGCTCTGGCTTGG GCACTAGTAGTATCCTTGCGGGGGCGGTGCTGGCTGCAGTGTACAGGGCTACAGGCCGCTCCTATGACACAGACTCCCTCATCCACGCAGTGCTGCACCTGGAGCAGACCCTAACCACAG GTGGAGGTTGGCAGGACCAGGTTGGGGGGCTGGTGGGCGGGGTGAAGCTGGCGCGTTCCAGAGCCTTCCTGCCcctgaaggtggaggtggagccccTGGACCTCTCCAGCCACTTCCTGACCGCCCTGCAACAGCGCCTACTACTGGTCTACACGGGGAAGACGCGCTTGGCTCGTAATCTGCTGCAG GACGTGGTGAGAAGCTGGTACAGCCGCCTACCCTCCATAGTCTCCAACACGGAGCAGCTGGTTCGCAACGCAGAGGAGTGCGCCCTGGCATGCACTGATG GCGACCTGTCCAAGCTGGGCGCGTGTCTGGACCGCTACTGGCAGCAGAAGAAGGTGATGGCCCCGGGCTGCGAGCCGGCTGCCGTGCGGTGCATGATGGGAGCCCTGCGGCCCCTGGCTCTGGGCCAGAGCCTGGCCGGAGCCGGGGGAGGGGGGTTCCTGTACCTGCTCACCAGGGACGCACACCAGGAGGAGGCCGTACGACACGTGCTCAGCAGCACGCCG GGCCTGGGGGACTTCAGCGTCCACTCAGTGGAACTGGACATGGAGGGCATCTGCGTTCTTCACTCGGCAACGTCAAGTGAAGACATCCAGTGA